The following are from one region of the Dreissena polymorpha isolate Duluth1 chromosome 2, UMN_Dpol_1.0, whole genome shotgun sequence genome:
- the LOC127868553 gene encoding SEC14-like protein 1 isoform X2: MIPVFLGSDIIHEVKSEDGAIHDVERRCRLNIDAPYLLKKIAGVDHVVFIQKNCLDRRNRTLKIFAHNESFSSRIIINEICTYTVHKENSDWTCFEQEASLDIKSFFGFENTVEKIAMKQYTHNIKKGKEVIEYYINELISEGVTHIPRWTPAVPSCSATPDQPCLLESGVGTRSGSSQDSGVRTRSSSVCSTGSQHSQGSLVLGATAASITPQDSPTGEMTVASEDKLDADYIERFLGHLTPVQESQLVQLRQLLQKTHKGKIPKDAHILRFLRARDFNFEKAREMLVHSLAWRKLHNIDHLLHTYTPPEVLTKYYTGGWHFSDKDGRPLYVLRLGLMDVKGLMKAVGEENLLKHVLWVNEEGLRRASEATKQRGHPVSACTCIVDLEGLSMRHLWRPGIRALLRIIEIVEANYPETMGRLLIVRAPRVFPVLWTLVSPFIDENTSKKFMIYGGNDYQGPGGLVDFIDKKYIPDFLGGECYCDVPEGAMVPKSLYKEEFTDWSPDEPPLTVSNSPYTTTFVIKDYPNEVLMNVPQRGCVITWDFDILKGDVTFTVFRCKSVLNKETYEHPHHVGGQVVSTQYIDKSMQVGPDLSIVEPPHICRDGDSVQGSHVASTPGSYILQWKHFDSSKASFEFSLSTHKSKVMYYTELLPSEVFRGSMSSLQSSTSGFSSLSIGTSQSGQSMRKH, translated from the exons ATGATACCAGTGTTTCTGGGAAGTGACATAATACATGAGGTTAAAAGTGAAGACGGAGCCATACATGATGTTGAGCGTCGTTGTAGGCTGAACATTGATGCTCCATACCTCCTAAAGAAG ATTGCTGGTGTCGACCATGTGGTATTCATCCAGAAGAACTGCCTAGACCGAAGAAACCGAACTTTAAAGATATTTGCACACAATGAAAGTTTCTCTTCAAGGATTATTATCAACGAAATATGCACTTACACA GTTCACAAAGAGAACTCTGACTGGACATGTTTTGAGCAGGAAGCCAGTTTGGATATTAAGTCTTTTTTTGGCTTTGAAAATACAGTGGAAAAAATTGCCATGAAGCAATACACACACAATATCAAGAAG GGCAAGGAAGTAATAGAGTACTACATAAATGAGCTGATAAGCGAAGGCGTTACCCACATTCCTCGATGGACCCCTGCTGTACCCTCCTGTAGCGCAACACCAGACCAGCCCTGCTTGCTGGAGAGCGGTGTTGGTACCCGGTCAGGCTCCTCCCAGGATAGCGGCGTTCGTACGCGGTCGAGCAGCGTGTGTTCCACAGGCAGCCAGCACAGCCAAGGCAGTCTGGTGCTAGGGGCCACGGCCGCCTCCATCACACCACAGGATAGTCCCACAG GGGAAATGACTGTAGCCAGTGAGGATAAGCTGGATGCCGACTACATTGAGCGCTTCCTTGGTCACCTGACCCCAGTACAAGAAAGTCAGCTTGTACAGCTCAGACAGCTGCTGCAGAAAACACATAAAGGAAAG ATCCCAAAGGATGCACATATCCTGCGGTTCCTGAGAGCTCGAGACTTCAACTTTGAGAAGGCTCGTGAGATGCTGGTTCACTCGCTGGCCTGGCGCAAGCTGCACAACATTGACCACCTGCTGCACACGTACACGCCCCCTGAGGTGCTTACCAAGTACTACACGGGCGGCTGGCACTTCTCAGATAAAG ATGGTCGACCACTCTATGTTCTGAGATTAGGGCTGATGGACGTAAAGGGGCTCATGAAGGCAGTGGGCGAGGAGAACCTTCTCAAGCAT GTTTTGTGGGTTAATGAAGAAGGGCTAAGACGGGCAAGCGAAGCTACCAAGCAAAGAGGACACCCTGTCTC TGCATGCACCTGCATTGTTGATCTGGAAGGACTCAGCATGCGACACTTATGGCGGCCGGGTATTCGTGCCCTACTGCGTATCATAGAGATAGTGGAGGCCAACTACCCAGAGACCATGGGGCGCCTGCTAATTGTGCGGGCCCCACGTGTGTTCCCGGTCCTGTGGACGCTGGTCAGTCCATTCATTGATGAGAACACAAGCAAGAAGTTCATGATCTATGGAGGAAATGACTACCAGGGCCCTGGTGGCCTTGTGGACTTCATTGATAAGAAATATATACCAGACTTCCTGGGCGGCGAATGCTAT TGTGATGTACCAGAGGGTGCCATGGTGCCCAAGTCCCTGTACAAGGAGGAGTTCACAGACTGGTCCCCTGACGAGCCCCCTCTCACCGTCAGCAACAGCCCTTACACCACCACCTTCGTTATCAAGGATTACCCCAATGAG GTCCTTATGAATGTACCACAGCGTGGCTGTGTAATAACCTGGGATTTTGACATCCTGAAAGGGGACGTAACATTCACAGTGTTCCGCTGCAAGAGCGTACTCAACAAGGAGACTTATGAGCACCCTCACCATGTGGGGGGCCAGGTTGTGAGCACCCAGTACATAGACAAAAGCATGCAGGTGGGACCAGACCTCAGTATAGTGGAACCTCCACATATATGTAGGGACGGCGACAGTGTGCAA GGGTCCCATGTTGCCAGCACCCCAGGTAGCTACATTCTgcagtggaagcactttgattctTCGAAGGCATCCTTTGAGTTCTCTCTCTCCACCCACAAGTCAAAGGTCATGTACTACACGGAGCTGCTGCCCTCAGAAGTGTTTAG GGGCTCCATGTCAAGCCTTCAGTCCAGTACCAGTGGCTTCTCCTCCCTCAGTATTGGAACATCACAGAGCGGCCAGTCTATGCGGAAACACTGA
- the LOC127868553 gene encoding SEC14-like protein 5 isoform X1, whose product MVQKYQSPVRIYKYPFEIVMAAYQKRFPTCKMIPVFLGSDIIHEVKSEDGAIHDVERRCRLNIDAPYLLKKIAGVDHVVFIQKNCLDRRNRTLKIFAHNESFSSRIIINEICTYTVHKENSDWTCFEQEASLDIKSFFGFENTVEKIAMKQYTHNIKKGKEVIEYYINELISEGVTHIPRWTPAVPSCSATPDQPCLLESGVGTRSGSSQDSGVRTRSSSVCSTGSQHSQGSLVLGATAASITPQDSPTGEMTVASEDKLDADYIERFLGHLTPVQESQLVQLRQLLQKTHKGKIPKDAHILRFLRARDFNFEKAREMLVHSLAWRKLHNIDHLLHTYTPPEVLTKYYTGGWHFSDKDGRPLYVLRLGLMDVKGLMKAVGEENLLKHVLWVNEEGLRRASEATKQRGHPVSACTCIVDLEGLSMRHLWRPGIRALLRIIEIVEANYPETMGRLLIVRAPRVFPVLWTLVSPFIDENTSKKFMIYGGNDYQGPGGLVDFIDKKYIPDFLGGECYCDVPEGAMVPKSLYKEEFTDWSPDEPPLTVSNSPYTTTFVIKDYPNEVLMNVPQRGCVITWDFDILKGDVTFTVFRCKSVLNKETYEHPHHVGGQVVSTQYIDKSMQVGPDLSIVEPPHICRDGDSVQGSHVASTPGSYILQWKHFDSSKASFEFSLSTHKSKVMYYTELLPSEVFRGSMSSLQSSTSGFSSLSIGTSQSGQSMRKH is encoded by the exons gcATATCAGAAACGTTTTCCGACCTGTAAGATGATACCAGTGTTTCTGGGAAGTGACATAATACATGAGGTTAAAAGTGAAGACGGAGCCATACATGATGTTGAGCGTCGTTGTAGGCTGAACATTGATGCTCCATACCTCCTAAAGAAG ATTGCTGGTGTCGACCATGTGGTATTCATCCAGAAGAACTGCCTAGACCGAAGAAACCGAACTTTAAAGATATTTGCACACAATGAAAGTTTCTCTTCAAGGATTATTATCAACGAAATATGCACTTACACA GTTCACAAAGAGAACTCTGACTGGACATGTTTTGAGCAGGAAGCCAGTTTGGATATTAAGTCTTTTTTTGGCTTTGAAAATACAGTGGAAAAAATTGCCATGAAGCAATACACACACAATATCAAGAAG GGCAAGGAAGTAATAGAGTACTACATAAATGAGCTGATAAGCGAAGGCGTTACCCACATTCCTCGATGGACCCCTGCTGTACCCTCCTGTAGCGCAACACCAGACCAGCCCTGCTTGCTGGAGAGCGGTGTTGGTACCCGGTCAGGCTCCTCCCAGGATAGCGGCGTTCGTACGCGGTCGAGCAGCGTGTGTTCCACAGGCAGCCAGCACAGCCAAGGCAGTCTGGTGCTAGGGGCCACGGCCGCCTCCATCACACCACAGGATAGTCCCACAG GGGAAATGACTGTAGCCAGTGAGGATAAGCTGGATGCCGACTACATTGAGCGCTTCCTTGGTCACCTGACCCCAGTACAAGAAAGTCAGCTTGTACAGCTCAGACAGCTGCTGCAGAAAACACATAAAGGAAAG ATCCCAAAGGATGCACATATCCTGCGGTTCCTGAGAGCTCGAGACTTCAACTTTGAGAAGGCTCGTGAGATGCTGGTTCACTCGCTGGCCTGGCGCAAGCTGCACAACATTGACCACCTGCTGCACACGTACACGCCCCCTGAGGTGCTTACCAAGTACTACACGGGCGGCTGGCACTTCTCAGATAAAG ATGGTCGACCACTCTATGTTCTGAGATTAGGGCTGATGGACGTAAAGGGGCTCATGAAGGCAGTGGGCGAGGAGAACCTTCTCAAGCAT GTTTTGTGGGTTAATGAAGAAGGGCTAAGACGGGCAAGCGAAGCTACCAAGCAAAGAGGACACCCTGTCTC TGCATGCACCTGCATTGTTGATCTGGAAGGACTCAGCATGCGACACTTATGGCGGCCGGGTATTCGTGCCCTACTGCGTATCATAGAGATAGTGGAGGCCAACTACCCAGAGACCATGGGGCGCCTGCTAATTGTGCGGGCCCCACGTGTGTTCCCGGTCCTGTGGACGCTGGTCAGTCCATTCATTGATGAGAACACAAGCAAGAAGTTCATGATCTATGGAGGAAATGACTACCAGGGCCCTGGTGGCCTTGTGGACTTCATTGATAAGAAATATATACCAGACTTCCTGGGCGGCGAATGCTAT TGTGATGTACCAGAGGGTGCCATGGTGCCCAAGTCCCTGTACAAGGAGGAGTTCACAGACTGGTCCCCTGACGAGCCCCCTCTCACCGTCAGCAACAGCCCTTACACCACCACCTTCGTTATCAAGGATTACCCCAATGAG GTCCTTATGAATGTACCACAGCGTGGCTGTGTAATAACCTGGGATTTTGACATCCTGAAAGGGGACGTAACATTCACAGTGTTCCGCTGCAAGAGCGTACTCAACAAGGAGACTTATGAGCACCCTCACCATGTGGGGGGCCAGGTTGTGAGCACCCAGTACATAGACAAAAGCATGCAGGTGGGACCAGACCTCAGTATAGTGGAACCTCCACATATATGTAGGGACGGCGACAGTGTGCAA GGGTCCCATGTTGCCAGCACCCCAGGTAGCTACATTCTgcagtggaagcactttgattctTCGAAGGCATCCTTTGAGTTCTCTCTCTCCACCCACAAGTCAAAGGTCATGTACTACACGGAGCTGCTGCCCTCAGAAGTGTTTAG GGGCTCCATGTCAAGCCTTCAGTCCAGTACCAGTGGCTTCTCCTCCCTCAGTATTGGAACATCACAGAGCGGCCAGTCTATGCGGAAACACTGA